The following are encoded together in the Bacteriovorax sp. Seq25_V genome:
- a CDS encoding NAD(P)/FAD-dependent oxidoreductase, giving the protein MLLKKNDKITKDYDVVVIGSGLAGMTAANKLALDGRSVLLLEAHNKLGGFATWFRRPASEGERHIFDISLHGFPYGMVKTCRRYWSKEIADCIERVPKIRFINPQFDIETDFTKEDYINILVTKFGLEKDYVLGFFKELREMNFYDDSAQKNKDLFERYFGDRNDVIRFLLEPMAYANGSTLEDEAITFGIVFSNFMNKGAYIFRGGTDKLIGMMRDELLKNGVDIKLQTMVDKIIVENGKAQGVQIGETAVRARSVISNSSLHGTIFKLCGKENFSPNFVEKAQKVRVNTSSCQVFMGLKEGESIPHIGELIFYSDTKNFNTEDLLSPKAESQTFSIYYPDMRPELPQKYAIVSSINARYEDWKDLTKEEYDARKKYLIENAISTFEKIVPGIREKIDYVTASSPLTVEKYTHHHFGSSFGTKFEGLEVSKEITNQIEGLYHSGSVGIIMSGWLGAANYGVIQAHELNLYLDSNNTIKEDLHV; this is encoded by the coding sequence ATGTTATTGAAGAAGAATGATAAAATCACAAAGGATTATGATGTCGTTGTTATTGGCTCTGGTTTAGCTGGTATGACGGCCGCAAATAAGCTTGCACTGGATGGAAGAAGTGTTCTTCTTCTTGAGGCCCACAATAAACTGGGGGGCTTTGCGACTTGGTTTCGAAGACCAGCAAGTGAAGGAGAGAGACACATTTTTGATATTTCTCTTCATGGTTTTCCATATGGTATGGTGAAGACTTGTCGTCGTTACTGGTCTAAGGAAATTGCTGACTGTATTGAGCGAGTACCAAAAATTAGATTTATTAATCCTCAGTTTGATATTGAAACAGATTTTACGAAAGAAGATTATATCAATATCTTGGTAACGAAGTTTGGTTTAGAAAAAGACTATGTTCTAGGTTTCTTTAAAGAACTACGTGAAATGAATTTCTACGATGATAGTGCCCAAAAGAACAAAGATCTTTTTGAACGCTACTTTGGAGATAGAAATGATGTTATCCGTTTCCTCCTAGAGCCGATGGCCTACGCTAATGGATCGACTCTTGAAGATGAAGCGATTACTTTTGGTATCGTTTTTTCAAACTTCATGAATAAAGGTGCTTATATCTTTAGAGGTGGTACGGATAAGTTAATTGGAATGATGAGAGATGAGCTCTTAAAAAATGGTGTTGATATCAAGCTTCAAACAATGGTTGATAAGATCATTGTTGAAAATGGTAAAGCTCAAGGAGTCCAAATTGGAGAAACAGCTGTTCGTGCACGTTCGGTAATCTCTAACTCATCTCTTCATGGAACTATTTTTAAACTATGTGGGAAAGAGAACTTCTCTCCTAATTTTGTTGAAAAAGCACAGAAGGTTAGAGTTAATACTTCAAGCTGCCAGGTTTTTATGGGGCTTAAGGAAGGTGAGAGTATCCCTCATATTGGTGAACTTATCTTCTATTCTGATACTAAGAATTTTAATACCGAAGATCTTCTCTCTCCAAAGGCAGAGAGTCAGACTTTCTCAATATATTACCCTGATATGAGACCAGAGCTTCCACAAAAGTATGCTATCGTATCAAGTATTAATGCTCGTTACGAAGACTGGAAAGATCTGACTAAAGAAGAATATGATGCTCGCAAGAAGTACTTAATTGAAAATGCTATCTCGACTTTTGAAAAAATCGTACCAGGTATTAGAGAGAAGATTGATTACGTTACAGCATCATCTCCATTAACAGTTGAAAAATATACTCACCACCACTTTGGCTCAAGTTTTGGAACTAAGTTCGAAGGACTTGAGGTTTCAAAAGAAATCACAAACCAAATTGAAGGACTATATCATAGTGGTTCTGTTGGAATTATAATGTCAGGTTGGCTTGGGGCCGCAAATTACGGTGTGATTCAAGCTCACGAATTAAATTTATATCTCGATTCAAATAATACAATTAAAGAGGATTTACATGTTTAA
- a CDS encoding AI-2E family transporter, whose translation MNNSKIQSTYFFLVLFLLIGLNVYLLSPIFGVFMFSAIIASTFWPLHVYIKTKTKVSENNAAILTTLFISLVIVVPIVLLLIGISKELITFYQMISTPENISNFKADILSKKHLTDHLLVVLDKIGISVTMEDIINMILSKVQGVTGHIFKWLNGLLGSGLNFIFQLILLIMMIYSFFSRGTQLKEYVFAISPLPSDVEELLLSKFNQMNYVTLICNGLGGVIQGLIGGLTMLVLGFGSMFLWTTLMIVLAFIPLVGISFITVPAAIYLLLKGSIASGLILVAVTIVTSTLVENWFKPAFIGKKIKVDSMLMLFYIIAGMMTFGMAGIFYGPVICVVLMTIFEILRTYYTKSLD comes from the coding sequence GTGAATAATTCAAAAATACAGAGTACCTATTTCTTCTTAGTTTTATTTCTACTTATCGGACTTAACGTCTATCTTCTCTCTCCAATCTTTGGGGTTTTTATGTTCTCTGCGATTATCGCAAGTACATTTTGGCCTCTCCATGTTTATATCAAAACCAAAACTAAAGTCTCTGAAAATAACGCTGCAATCTTGACGACTCTTTTTATCAGTCTTGTGATTGTTGTTCCAATCGTACTTCTACTTATTGGAATCAGTAAGGAACTTATTACTTTTTACCAGATGATTTCGACGCCTGAAAATATTTCTAACTTTAAGGCCGATATTCTCTCTAAGAAACACTTAACAGATCACCTTCTTGTTGTGCTTGATAAGATTGGTATCTCTGTAACGATGGAAGATATTATCAATATGATTCTATCCAAAGTTCAAGGAGTCACTGGCCATATTTTTAAGTGGCTTAATGGACTGCTTGGAAGTGGGTTAAATTTTATTTTTCAATTAATACTACTCATTATGATGATCTATTCCTTCTTTTCTCGTGGAACTCAACTTAAAGAGTACGTTTTTGCAATTTCTCCTCTGCCTAGTGACGTTGAAGAGTTACTTCTTTCTAAGTTTAATCAGATGAATTACGTGACTCTTATTTGTAATGGACTTGGGGGAGTGATTCAGGGGTTAATCGGCGGGCTTACGATGCTGGTTTTAGGGTTTGGTTCAATGTTTCTTTGGACGACTCTGATGATTGTCTTGGCATTTATTCCACTCGTTGGAATTTCTTTTATTACAGTCCCTGCTGCGATTTATCTTTTATTAAAAGGCAGTATCGCTTCGGGTCTAATTCTTGTTGCTGTAACAATTGTGACTTCTACGCTCGTTGAAAATTGGTTTAAACCTGCTTTTATAGGTAAAAAAATCAAGGTCGATTCGATGCTAATGCTCTTTTATATCATTGCCGGAATGATGACTTTTGGCATGGCCGGAATATTTTACGGGCCGGTTATTTGTGTCGTTCTTATGACAATTTTTGAGATCTTGAGAACATACTACACAAAGTCACTCGATTAA
- a CDS encoding enoyl-ACP reductase: MNFLNIDNKTFLVTGVSNKKSVAYFSAKNLLEAGAEIIFTVQSDEHKERVEKLFPDSDIYILDVKNQNSMTELCTVLNEKNVKLSGILHSIAFANLTRPVPFHATSWEDFSEATQISSFSLVELTNALIPILMEDASIVTISISDTKATSYGYMGPIKAMLDATVSYLAKSLSENESTKYNRVNAVCAGPLKTSASAGIPGYIDSYIFAEKLTMRKKALVTAEVADTVTFLLSPRSSGINATGILVDAGMRSNHFDSSVVRGNN, encoded by the coding sequence ATGAACTTTTTAAATATTGATAATAAGACATTTCTTGTAACAGGTGTTTCCAATAAGAAGAGTGTCGCTTACTTTAGTGCAAAAAATCTTCTTGAAGCCGGTGCAGAAATTATTTTCACTGTTCAAAGTGATGAGCATAAAGAAAGAGTCGAAAAACTCTTTCCTGATTCTGATATTTATATTCTTGATGTGAAAAATCAAAACTCGATGACAGAACTTTGCACAGTACTTAATGAGAAGAATGTTAAGCTTTCTGGGATTTTACACTCGATTGCTTTTGCAAACTTAACTCGTCCAGTTCCATTTCATGCAACATCATGGGAAGATTTTAGTGAAGCAACACAAATTTCATCTTTCTCGCTAGTTGAACTTACAAATGCTCTTATCCCAATTCTAATGGAAGACGCAAGCATTGTAACGATTTCAATCTCTGATACGAAAGCGACGAGTTATGGCTATATGGGACCTATTAAGGCGATGCTTGATGCAACAGTTTCATATCTTGCAAAGAGCTTATCAGAAAATGAAAGTACAAAGTATAATCGTGTGAATGCTGTTTGCGCGGGACCTCTTAAGACATCTGCTTCTGCGGGCATACCTGGTTATATTGATAGTTATATCTTTGCTGAAAAGCTTACAATGAGAAAGAAGGCCTTGGTGACAGCAGAAGTTGCGGATACTGTTACTTTCCTTCTAAGCCCTCGCTCAAGCGGGATTAATGCAACTGGTATTTTGGTTGACGCTGGAATGAGATCAAATCATTTTGACTCTTCAGTTGTCAGAGGAAATAACTAG
- a CDS encoding TSUP family transporter: MELSLIQYVILFVLVGFAGFVDSIAGGGGLITIPTYISLGVPSELILGTNKCVSTTGGTMAIFRYLKSKSINLHVMVYGVIAGIIGSYTGAYFSKFLDNQKMVYLLIILVPVILYLNYKRSKIKPDQVNDLTKKQMIARIALIGLVIGCYDGFFGPGTGTFLIISISIFLHMEMVKASPNARIINFSSNISAFIYFIFKGAIAWKIASVAIFGSLLGNYLGSGHVIKGNTKVVSIIFNLVLIALLLKSFFDLYHS, translated from the coding sequence ATGGAACTATCACTCATTCAATATGTAATACTTTTTGTCCTTGTCGGTTTTGCGGGCTTTGTAGACTCAATCGCCGGAGGCGGAGGTCTTATCACTATTCCTACATATATTTCCCTTGGTGTCCCATCAGAGTTAATTCTTGGAACTAATAAATGTGTCTCAACAACTGGTGGGACCATGGCAATTTTTCGCTACCTAAAAAGTAAGTCAATAAACTTACACGTAATGGTCTACGGAGTGATCGCTGGAATCATCGGTTCTTATACAGGCGCATACTTCAGTAAGTTTCTCGACAACCAAAAAATGGTTTATCTACTGATCATTCTTGTACCAGTAATTTTATATTTAAACTATAAGAGATCAAAAATTAAACCTGATCAAGTGAATGACCTCACAAAGAAACAGATGATCGCACGCATTGCTCTCATTGGTCTTGTCATTGGTTGCTACGATGGATTCTTTGGCCCTGGAACGGGGACATTTCTCATTATTTCAATTTCAATTTTTCTTCATATGGAAATGGTAAAGGCATCTCCAAATGCAAGAATCATCAATTTCTCAAGTAATATCTCTGCATTTATCTATTTTATCTTTAAAGGTGCGATTGCATGGAAAATTGCATCGGTGGCCATTTTTGGTTCACTACTAGGTAATTACTTAGGCTCAGGCCACGTGATTAAGGGAAATACAAAAGTCGTGTCGATTATATTTAATCTGGTACTTATTGCTCTACTCTTAAAATCATTTTTTGATCTCTACCACTCTTAA
- a CDS encoding thioesterase family protein produces MARIKLQIPESHPVFETKVSLTVNFINYGGHMGNDAILTLCQEARIRYLKSLGFSELNYFGKSIIQADAAIVYKGEGFLGDELTVKLYLDDLNEYGMDFFYLFTNETTGKEIARAKTGIVFFDYEARKISKRPHEVE; encoded by the coding sequence GTGGCCCGAATTAAGCTTCAAATTCCTGAAAGTCATCCAGTTTTTGAAACAAAAGTTAGCCTGACAGTTAACTTTATCAATTATGGTGGACACATGGGAAATGATGCTATCCTGACACTCTGTCAGGAGGCACGTATTCGTTATCTGAAGTCGCTTGGATTTAGTGAACTAAATTACTTTGGGAAGAGTATTATTCAGGCGGATGCAGCGATTGTTTATAAAGGTGAGGGTTTCCTTGGAGATGAACTCACGGTAAAATTATACCTAGATGATCTTAATGAATATGGTATGGACTTTTTCTATCTCTTTACAAATGAGACGACAGGAAAAGAAATTGCCCGAGCTAAGACTGGGATTGTCTTCTTTGACTATGAGGCGAGAAAAATTTCTAAAAGACCGCATGAGGTGGAATAA
- a CDS encoding NAD(P)/FAD-dependent oxidoreductase, with protein sequence MSKLVQFQLDFDQDLDFYLNKTYPGFEDYRIYSEALDARNANRGKKPIYNYTIELVYPGEEFKTFKEEFKKLGEFNQKPIIIGAGPAGLFCALRLVEYGIPSILIERGDRAHNRMKHIAKFWRYGEFDEENNVCYGEGGAGLFSDGKLISRIKSPYVEYVMNRLVDFGAPPETAYTSNPHLGSNKIRALINKITDYLMANGCEIIYNTRVDKLVYASDNNSVQGVILSNGKQLESNNVVLATGHSAKEVYFHLKENKVAMKAKDFAVGVRVEHSRQHIDYLQYGKFAACDLGAARYKLTYHNKNNDKGTYSFCMCPGGYVLSSGTEADGIVVNGMSNYARNSRWSNSALVVTVRAGEDYPIDDVLAGHYFQREIEKKAFLASKECATGREIPTQTLTDFLDNSVKSDLPKTSCPSGIFKYDLRKILPEFIQQGLYEGLQNFDKKMPGFVSNDSILMAPETRTSAPVTILRNRVTFESDSHKGLYPCGEGAGYAGGITSAAVDGVKVAMAMIRKEKP encoded by the coding sequence ATGAGTAAATTAGTGCAATTCCAACTTGATTTCGATCAAGATCTCGATTTTTATTTAAATAAAACATATCCTGGTTTCGAGGACTACCGTATTTATTCGGAGGCCCTTGATGCTCGAAATGCAAATCGTGGGAAAAAACCAATTTACAATTATACAATTGAGCTTGTTTATCCTGGTGAAGAGTTTAAGACTTTCAAAGAAGAGTTTAAAAAACTTGGTGAGTTTAATCAAAAACCAATCATTATTGGAGCTGGTCCTGCCGGGCTGTTCTGTGCTCTTCGTCTCGTTGAGTACGGTATCCCTTCAATTTTAATTGAAAGAGGAGATCGAGCTCACAATAGAATGAAGCATATTGCAAAATTTTGGCGCTATGGTGAGTTCGATGAAGAAAATAATGTTTGTTACGGTGAAGGCGGTGCCGGACTATTCAGTGATGGAAAACTAATCTCTCGTATTAAGTCACCATATGTTGAATACGTCATGAATCGCCTCGTTGATTTTGGGGCCCCTCCTGAAACGGCGTACACATCTAATCCTCACTTGGGTTCAAATAAAATTCGTGCACTAATTAATAAAATCACTGATTATCTTATGGCAAATGGGTGTGAGATTATTTACAACACGCGTGTTGATAAACTTGTATACGCTTCGGATAATAATAGTGTTCAAGGTGTCATCCTTAGTAATGGAAAACAACTAGAATCAAATAATGTAGTTCTTGCCACTGGCCATTCTGCAAAAGAAGTTTATTTTCACCTAAAAGAAAATAAAGTAGCAATGAAGGCTAAGGACTTTGCGGTTGGTGTTCGTGTTGAACACTCTCGTCAGCATATTGATTATCTTCAGTATGGAAAGTTTGCAGCCTGCGACCTTGGAGCTGCTAGATATAAATTAACTTATCATAATAAAAATAACGACAAGGGAACATATAGTTTTTGTATGTGTCCTGGTGGTTATGTTCTATCTTCTGGTACTGAAGCGGATGGAATTGTTGTTAATGGAATGAGTAACTACGCACGAAATTCTCGTTGGTCTAACTCTGCTCTTGTTGTGACAGTTAGGGCCGGTGAAGATTACCCTATCGATGATGTTCTTGCTGGTCATTATTTTCAACGAGAAATTGAAAAGAAAGCATTTCTCGCATCAAAAGAATGTGCAACTGGTAGAGAAATTCCAACACAAACTTTAACTGATTTTCTTGATAATTCAGTAAAGTCCGATTTGCCAAAAACTTCATGTCCATCAGGTATTTTTAAATACGATCTTAGAAAAATTCTTCCAGAGTTTATTCAACAAGGTCTCTATGAAGGTCTTCAAAACTTTGACAAAAAAATGCCTGGCTTTGTTTCTAATGATTCAATTCTCATGGCACCAGAAACTCGTACCTCAGCGCCCGTAACGATTTTACGAAATCGCGTGACTTTCGAGTCTGATTCACATAAGGGGTTATATCCATGTGGAGAAGGAGCTGGCTATGCCGGAGGAATCACATCCGCTGCTGTTGATGGAGTTAAGGTTGCGATGGCCATGATCCGCAAAGAGAAGCCATAG
- the fabG gene encoding 3-oxoacyl-ACP reductase FabG: MFNFDNQVAIVTGGTRGIGRGITEAFLNAGARVIATYSSNDEKANAFKEELGALGEKLTLKRFDVSNAVEVDAFWTDIQGQFEKIDILINNSGIRKDNLSPVMPDEDWTRVLDVNLTGSFLMTKRAVNHFLSNRYGRIINMSSVGGALGLPGQANYAASKAGQIAMSKSISKEVGKRNITINNVCPGFIDTELIADLPEDQVKEYKKQVPMKRFGTVAEVAHAVLFLASKEASYITGASLEITGGL, translated from the coding sequence ATGTTTAATTTTGATAATCAAGTTGCGATTGTAACTGGTGGAACTAGAGGAATTGGTAGAGGAATCACTGAGGCATTCTTAAATGCTGGTGCACGTGTAATTGCTACTTATTCTTCAAATGATGAGAAGGCCAATGCTTTTAAAGAAGAGCTTGGTGCTCTTGGAGAAAAACTGACACTTAAAAGATTTGATGTTTCAAATGCAGTTGAAGTCGATGCATTTTGGACAGATATCCAAGGTCAATTTGAAAAAATTGATATTCTCATTAATAATTCAGGAATTAGAAAAGATAATCTCTCTCCTGTCATGCCAGATGAAGACTGGACCCGTGTTCTTGATGTTAACTTAACAGGATCTTTTCTTATGACAAAGAGAGCTGTTAATCACTTCCTATCAAATCGTTATGGAAGAATTATTAATATGAGTTCAGTTGGTGGAGCTCTTGGTCTTCCGGGACAGGCAAATTACGCGGCATCGAAGGCGGGTCAAATTGCAATGTCAAAATCTATTTCTAAAGAAGTAGGAAAGAGAAATATTACAATTAATAACGTATGCCCGGGATTCATCGATACTGAACTCATCGCGGATCTTCCGGAAGATCAAGTCAAAGAGTACAAGAAGCAAGTTCCGATGAAGAGATTTGGAACTGTTGCTGAAGTTGCACACGCAGTACTATTTCTTGCCTCTAAAGAAGCAAGCTATATCACTGGCGCATCTCTAGAAATTACTGGTGGTCTATAA
- the fabZ gene encoding 3-hydroxyacyl-ACP dehydratase FabZ, translated as MSEVVTDLIPQRAPFLFVDKIIERHETKILTSYQVLGSEDFFKGHFPGNPIMPGVLLQEALFQTGACLMANATGGGLGVVTKVSNARFKSMVKPGDELVMEVELVENLDNAFYFKGKTKVSGKTVLSIEFTCASLKS; from the coding sequence ATGTCTGAAGTAGTAACAGATCTTATCCCACAAAGAGCTCCATTTCTCTTTGTTGATAAAATTATAGAAAGGCACGAAACAAAAATTCTAACTTCATATCAAGTTCTTGGAAGTGAAGATTTCTTTAAAGGACATTTTCCAGGAAACCCAATTATGCCAGGTGTTCTTTTACAAGAGGCCTTATTCCAAACTGGTGCCTGCTTAATGGCCAATGCTACTGGTGGTGGGCTTGGTGTTGTGACAAAAGTTTCTAATGCAAGATTCAAGTCGATGGTAAAGCCTGGTGATGAACTTGTGATGGAAGTTGAGCTTGTTGAAAATCTTGATAATGCATTTTATTTTAAAGGAAAGACAAAGGTTTCTGGAAAGACAGTTCTTTCAATTGAGTTTACTTGCGCAAGCTTAAAGAGCTAA
- a CDS encoding ABC-F family ATP-binding cassette domain-containing protein — MTILCSLKNINVAFGQKVIFNNASFQIEHGDKIGLIGLNGMGKSTLFKILCERLIPDTSTPPFVFDKATAKQGAKMEYSVFLVPQKFEVPPPSLGLNKVSDYYLFYYPEIRENLKLLNELDEKLALNHEDEAIINKHHQITERLDHLDYYGISDKYHSYLKSFDLQNMDSDVNDLSGGEQRKVLLALGLTSQANLILWDEPTNHLDFETINLFEDEITKSNTSHIIISHDRYLLSKVTNKIFHISRAQILSYTGTYADYMEHVASEENARKQMLSKLKNSLTRELAWMRQGIKARGTRSKKRVENYHDLASKVSTLKSDAKKSMEILINKSGRKTKKLTEFIDVSFSYDKKPIFKNLNFSLYKDDKIGVLGTNGVGKSTLMKIISKQLEPSLGKIKYADDLKICYFSQLRDELPLNKSPFELLGDGEDFIHFKSGRSIHVATYFQNYLFNQGELHRPLSSFSGGELNRLQLALNLKNEADVWIFDEPTNDLDIESIEILEDKLSKFDGTVIIISHDRTFLENVTNKIWHIENHEIEFFEVGYSQVAPYLEACQIEKDLLAKEEKERPSSKQVVIEIKKLDQQEKMRLDKLPQIIEEQEASIAQIEELLSRFDYSTMDAEKSEIVGKLTSKKDKLEEELLGLYEEVESLESRL, encoded by the coding sequence ATGACAATATTATGCTCACTAAAAAACATCAATGTCGCTTTCGGACAGAAAGTAATCTTCAATAATGCCTCATTTCAAATCGAACATGGGGATAAGATCGGTCTTATCGGACTCAACGGGATGGGGAAATCAACTCTGTTTAAAATCCTATGTGAAAGACTGATTCCAGATACTAGTACTCCCCCATTTGTCTTTGATAAGGCGACGGCCAAGCAAGGGGCGAAAATGGAGTATAGTGTATTTCTGGTACCACAGAAATTTGAAGTTCCACCTCCATCACTTGGACTTAATAAGGTTAGTGATTATTATCTCTTCTACTATCCAGAGATCAGAGAAAATCTCAAACTTCTAAATGAACTTGATGAAAAACTTGCGCTTAACCACGAAGATGAAGCTATTATAAATAAGCACCATCAAATTACAGAAAGGCTTGATCACCTCGACTATTATGGAATCAGTGATAAGTACCACTCATATCTTAAGTCATTTGATCTGCAGAATATGGATTCAGACGTCAATGACCTCTCTGGTGGAGAGCAGAGAAAAGTACTTCTGGCCTTAGGACTTACCTCGCAGGCAAACTTGATTCTTTGGGATGAGCCAACGAACCACCTTGATTTTGAAACAATTAATCTTTTTGAAGATGAAATTACAAAATCAAATACATCACATATTATCATCTCCCACGATAGATACTTACTTTCAAAAGTTACAAATAAAATTTTTCATATTTCTCGCGCACAAATTCTCTCTTACACAGGAACCTATGCTGACTATATGGAACATGTTGCAAGTGAAGAGAATGCAAGAAAGCAAATGTTATCAAAACTAAAAAATTCTCTAACGAGAGAGCTTGCGTGGATGAGGCAAGGGATTAAGGCACGTGGGACACGAAGTAAAAAGCGTGTTGAAAATTATCACGATCTGGCCTCGAAAGTATCAACTTTAAAAAGTGATGCTAAGAAGTCGATGGAAATTTTAATTAACAAATCTGGACGAAAAACAAAGAAGCTTACAGAATTCATTGATGTTAGCTTTAGCTACGACAAAAAACCGATATTTAAAAATTTAAACTTCTCTCTCTACAAAGATGATAAGATTGGTGTTCTTGGAACTAATGGAGTTGGAAAATCGACTTTAATGAAGATCATCTCAAAGCAATTAGAGCCAAGCCTTGGTAAGATTAAATACGCTGATGATTTAAAGATTTGCTACTTCTCACAACTTAGAGATGAGCTCCCACTTAATAAGTCTCCTTTCGAACTATTAGGAGATGGAGAAGATTTTATTCACTTTAAAAGTGGTCGATCTATTCATGTCGCGACTTACTTTCAAAATTATCTTTTCAATCAAGGTGAGCTTCACCGTCCACTTTCTAGTTTCTCTGGTGGTGAGCTAAATAGACTTCAACTAGCGCTAAATCTTAAAAACGAAGCGGACGTTTGGATTTTTGATGAGCCTACTAACGACCTTGATATTGAATCGATTGAAATTCTAGAAGACAAGCTAAGTAAATTTGATGGAACTGTAATTATTATTTCACACGATAGAACATTCCTAGAAAACGTTACGAACAAAATTTGGCATATTGAAAATCATGAGATCGAATTTTTTGAAGTTGGGTATTCACAAGTTGCGCCATACCTCGAGGCCTGTCAGATTGAAAAAGATTTACTGGCCAAAGAAGAAAAAGAAAGACCTTCGTCTAAACAAGTAGTAATTGAGATTAAGAAACTTGATCAACAGGAAAAAATGCGACTTGATAAACTTCCACAAATCATTGAGGAGCAGGAAGCATCAATAGCCCAAATTGAAGAACTTCTATCACGATTTGATTATTCGACAATGGATGCAGAAAAGAGTGAGATTGTTGGTAAACTAACCTCTAAAAAAGATAAGCTCGAAGAAGAACTACTCGGTCTTTACGAAGAAGTTGAAAGCCTAGAAAGTCGTTTATAA
- a CDS encoding glutathione peroxidase produces MAFESIEGKKVPTTNFKIHKDGSLSEQTHEEIFSGKRVVIFALPGAYTPTCSSTHLPRYNELAKVIKKQGIDDIYVLSVNDPFVMSAWIKDQNAEHLKTIADGNGEFSAGLGLLVDKTNLGFGKRSWRYSMVVKDGVVEKAFIEPEKPGDPFEVSDADTMLKYLNDKATPPKSITLFTRPGCPHCVRAKEIFKERDESFNEIVLGRDTNNSALFAITGKTKVPQIFIDGQHIGGRDDLEKFYGLD; encoded by the coding sequence ATGGCATTTGAAAGTATAGAAGGAAAGAAGGTTCCAACAACGAATTTCAAGATTCACAAGGATGGGTCTTTATCAGAACAAACACATGAAGAAATATTCAGTGGCAAGAGAGTGGTTATATTTGCACTACCTGGGGCATACACTCCGACGTGCTCTTCAACTCACCTTCCACGCTATAATGAATTAGCGAAGGTGATTAAGAAGCAAGGAATTGATGATATTTACGTTCTTTCTGTGAATGATCCATTTGTCATGAGTGCATGGATTAAGGATCAAAATGCTGAACACTTAAAAACAATTGCTGACGGGAATGGTGAATTTAGCGCAGGCCTTGGACTTCTTGTGGATAAGACAAATCTTGGCTTTGGAAAGCGATCGTGGCGTTACTCAATGGTTGTTAAAGATGGCGTCGTCGAGAAGGCCTTCATTGAGCCAGAGAAACCAGGTGATCCGTTTGAAGTTAGTGATGCAGATACAATGCTTAAATATTTAAATGATAAGGCAACACCACCTAAATCGATAACTTTATTCACAAGACCAGGTTGTCCACACTGTGTGCGTGCAAAAGAGATTTTCAAAGAACGCGATGAAAGCTTCAACGAAATTGTTCTTGGCCGTGACACCAACAACTCTGCCCTTTTTGCGATTACTGGAAAAACGAAGGTTCCACAAATCTTCATCGATGGTCAGCACATTGGCGGGCGTGATGATCTGGAAAAGTTCTACGGTTTAGATTAA